The Shewanella sp. MTB7 genome includes a window with the following:
- a CDS encoding sulfatase family protein, which yields MRFLLCLWLLLFLVGCQSQPIPRPNVLWIYVEDMNNWMGAFGDHTVPTPNIDKLAKEGVRFDKAMMPAPVCSAVRSAIIAGDMQTSIDAHHHRSGRAGYEPVYLAHSSVPEQFRQHGYETFNIGKDDYNFIYDRRDFYSLMPGPAPGHHGGFDGAEFDWATKLGQSGKPFFGQIQLRGGKLKIKKPPLVVDRSSVTLPPYYNDQPLTRDAWAKHYENIHITDLQVGDILKQLQDNGLLENTAVFFFSDHGMGFLRHKQFLYDGGLLVPLIVNWPAGNDKIRALGQVREEIVSGLDIAGASMGLAGISVPAHMTTRDLFADDYRPREWVISARDRCDWTFDRIRSVRTERYKYIRNYFPERPYMQSQFRDRWKMTKEYRQAFSQGKFNSIQSLFMAQKKPAEELYDLQNDPHEIDNLAALPEHQIQLKQLRQILSHWEQETDDKGQYPETDKSIAEVIRYFGNNCQSPECQRYRDKHQLSGNLASPQ from the coding sequence ATGCGTTTTCTCCTCTGTCTGTGGTTATTACTATTTCTGGTTGGGTGTCAGTCTCAACCCATTCCCCGCCCCAATGTATTGTGGATTTACGTTGAAGATATGAATAATTGGATGGGGGCTTTCGGTGATCACACTGTACCTACGCCGAATATTGATAAATTGGCCAAAGAAGGGGTTCGCTTTGATAAAGCGATGATGCCAGCCCCAGTTTGCTCCGCAGTGCGCTCGGCTATCATTGCTGGGGATATGCAAACCAGCATAGACGCACATCATCACCGCAGCGGAAGAGCTGGATATGAACCCGTGTATTTAGCGCATTCAAGTGTACCAGAACAGTTTCGACAACACGGGTACGAGACCTTTAACATCGGCAAAGATGATTACAATTTTATCTACGATAGAAGGGACTTCTATTCTTTAATGCCAGGACCTGCTCCTGGACATCATGGGGGTTTTGATGGTGCTGAATTTGATTGGGCAACAAAGTTAGGACAGTCAGGCAAACCTTTTTTTGGGCAAATTCAACTGCGTGGTGGTAAATTAAAAATCAAGAAACCTCCACTTGTCGTTGATCGCAGTTCAGTCACTTTACCCCCCTATTATAACGACCAACCCCTAACCCGAGATGCATGGGCTAAGCATTATGAGAATATTCATATCACTGACCTTCAAGTGGGTGACATCCTTAAGCAGCTACAGGACAACGGGTTACTAGAGAATACCGCCGTGTTCTTCTTCTCTGATCACGGCATGGGCTTTCTTAGGCATAAGCAGTTCTTGTATGACGGTGGGCTGCTGGTACCGTTAATCGTCAATTGGCCAGCAGGAAACGACAAAATTAGAGCCTTAGGCCAAGTGCGCGAGGAGATTGTCAGTGGATTAGATATTGCTGGCGCGAGCATGGGTTTGGCAGGGATCTCAGTGCCAGCACATATGACAACGCGAGATCTGTTTGCTGATGATTACCGCCCTAGAGAATGGGTTATTTCAGCACGGGATAGATGTGATTGGACTTTTGACCGTATCCGTTCAGTTCGGACTGAAAGGTATAAATATATTCGCAATTATTTCCCTGAACGGCCCTATATGCAGTCTCAATTTCGCGATCGTTGGAAGATGACTAAAGAGTATCGTCAGGCGTTTAGTCAAGGTAAGTTCAACTCGATTCAGTCTTTGTTTATGGCACAAAAAAAGCCAGCTGAGGAGCTGTACGATCTACAAAATGACCCCCATGAGATTGATAATTTAGCCGCCTTGCCTGAGCATCAAATACAGCTAAAACAACTTCGTCAAATTTTGAGCCACTGGGAGCAAGAGACCGATGATAAAGGTCAATATCCGGAGACAGACAAGAGTATTGCCGAAGTAATCCGTTATTTTGGAAATAATTGCCAAAGCCCAGAATGCCAACGTTACAGAGATAAGCATCAGTTATCTGGAAACTTAGCCTCGCCTCAGTAA
- a CDS encoding TonB-dependent receptor — protein MAWFHKSAVSLACLSVLTSASGLATAADEAHKKQTKKEAMEIIEVKGIKSSLKKALNDKRFANQVADMISAEDIGKLPDENIADALQRVTGVTIGRNSGEGTTISVRGVAPGLSNVTINGQSQASASGEGREFSFDSIASEHVSALQVIKSPTADMEEGGIGATVNVVTRRALDFKDDRTKLTAFADYSELTQKTEPRLSGLISRQNEDKTFGFLLSANHSVRTLQEDALRGWGWRQNTVNEDDGAVEGADVGDEYSYLNRLRYQTGTKERTRTGGTLSLQWQPTDTFELYLDTLYSQLTQVRDESYLETRFPVAGNKKKKKPVILKGSDSAVINENGTLVAAQIDAAQVFNSAWHNEETTKTLTTTLGGNYLLSDNWELAGEIGYSHIERNTDDNIRSFAEADHKFDLDYRLDGRFPVIDYYKDAKNDPISDTSELVNPGNSDIYTSKPANLRVQLFNIENTKATVKFDVIGALDGEFFTDVKFGTMFKHQNKTRTKDEAFIKKFEGHGLNEFKGDTITGLYEGSDSEVSSLSFNQTDLFKLRDTAQAEGVPLTLEPVPEFNYDVTEKTQAAYVRVDYNTEVFGDMPLRGNIGVRYVHTDVESVGISQELDGTDIERTIENDYSDVLPSFNVALSLSDDLLLRGAIAKVMSRPALSDLSAHKSINENGDGEITIRQGNPDLDPYRATSYDLSLEWYFDEASILSLAGFYKDVDSFIFDLRHDSTQEDGIDVATIEPTNGAGAKVKGYEIAFQHIFEYLPGFLDGFGLNLNYTYQDSDADFNREGVSNSFGMPGLSRDSYNAVVFYEKHDFSTRLAYNYRSQYLIEPSGRQENVIFGDDYGQLDFSASYDITKQLTVSFNAINLTEAEQRQFAGFEERLYENYIYGRRYHLGFSYSF, from the coding sequence ATGGCTTGGTTTCATAAAAGTGCAGTATCTCTGGCATGTCTTAGCGTATTGACCAGCGCTTCCGGTCTGGCAACCGCTGCCGATGAAGCACATAAAAAACAAACTAAAAAAGAAGCAATGGAAATTATTGAGGTCAAGGGCATCAAGTCCAGCCTGAAAAAGGCACTCAACGATAAACGCTTTGCTAATCAGGTCGCAGATATGATCTCTGCCGAGGATATCGGTAAGCTGCCTGATGAGAACATTGCTGACGCATTGCAGCGTGTTACTGGCGTTACCATTGGTCGAAATTCAGGTGAAGGCACCACGATTAGTGTTCGTGGCGTTGCTCCAGGTTTAAGCAATGTTACTATTAATGGCCAAAGTCAGGCCAGTGCGTCAGGTGAAGGCCGCGAGTTCTCTTTCGACTCCATTGCCTCTGAGCATGTATCTGCATTACAGGTGATTAAAAGTCCCACTGCAGATATGGAAGAAGGCGGTATTGGTGCCACAGTGAATGTCGTGACCCGCCGAGCTCTAGACTTTAAGGATGACCGTACCAAGCTGACTGCATTTGCTGACTACTCTGAATTAACTCAAAAAACAGAACCGCGTCTTTCTGGGTTGATCAGCCGCCAGAACGAAGATAAAACTTTTGGTTTCTTACTGTCGGCTAACCACTCCGTCCGTACTCTACAAGAGGATGCCTTACGTGGATGGGGTTGGCGTCAAAATACAGTGAATGAAGACGATGGAGCCGTTGAAGGCGCAGATGTAGGCGATGAGTATTCTTATCTAAATCGACTTCGTTATCAAACAGGCACAAAAGAGCGCACTCGCACAGGCGGAACACTGTCGCTCCAGTGGCAGCCAACAGATACCTTTGAACTGTACCTAGACACCCTCTATAGCCAACTGACACAAGTTCGCGATGAATCCTATCTGGAAACTCGTTTCCCTGTCGCTGGAAATAAAAAAAAGAAAAAACCAGTAATTCTAAAAGGTTCTGACTCAGCAGTTATTAATGAGAATGGAACCTTAGTTGCGGCCCAAATCGACGCAGCACAGGTATTCAATAGCGCTTGGCATAATGAAGAAACCACTAAAACACTCACAACCACTTTGGGTGGTAACTATCTGCTGAGCGATAACTGGGAACTCGCCGGTGAAATCGGTTATTCACATATTGAACGTAACACCGACGACAATATCCGTTCTTTTGCTGAAGCTGATCATAAATTTGATCTGGATTATCGTCTAGATGGTCGTTTCCCTGTTATCGACTATTACAAAGATGCCAAGAATGACCCAATTAGCGATACCAGTGAGCTGGTTAACCCAGGTAACTCGGATATCTACACCAGCAAGCCAGCTAATCTGAGGGTGCAACTGTTTAATATTGAAAACACCAAGGCAACCGTTAAGTTTGATGTCATAGGAGCCCTAGACGGTGAATTCTTTACCGATGTGAAGTTCGGCACCATGTTTAAACATCAAAACAAGACCCGTACTAAAGACGAAGCCTTTATCAAAAAGTTTGAGGGTCATGGGCTGAATGAATTTAAGGGCGATACGATCACTGGACTGTATGAGGGCTCAGACTCAGAAGTATCTAGTCTTAGTTTTAACCAGACAGATCTATTCAAACTACGTGATACAGCTCAAGCTGAGGGCGTACCCTTAACCCTTGAGCCTGTTCCTGAGTTTAACTATGACGTCACCGAAAAAACCCAGGCTGCCTATGTACGAGTTGACTACAATACTGAAGTTTTCGGAGATATGCCTTTAAGAGGAAATATTGGTGTTCGATATGTGCACACAGATGTTGAATCTGTTGGTATCAGCCAAGAGCTCGATGGCACAGATATAGAACGAACAATAGAGAATGACTATAGCGATGTGCTGCCAAGCTTCAATGTTGCTCTTAGCCTCTCGGACGATCTACTACTGCGCGGTGCTATTGCCAAAGTGATGTCACGCCCCGCCTTATCGGATCTCTCAGCCCATAAGTCAATTAATGAAAATGGTGATGGCGAAATTACGATACGCCAAGGTAACCCAGATCTCGACCCATACCGAGCAACGTCCTATGACTTGTCACTGGAATGGTATTTTGATGAAGCATCCATATTGTCCCTTGCTGGATTTTACAAAGACGTAGATTCATTCATCTTCGATCTTCGCCATGACTCGACTCAGGAAGATGGTATCGACGTCGCGACTATCGAGCCAACCAACGGGGCAGGTGCTAAGGTTAAAGGTTATGAAATTGCCTTCCAGCATATTTTTGAGTATTTGCCAGGTTTCTTGGATGGTTTTGGTCTTAATCTTAACTATACCTATCAGGACAGTGATGCAGACTTCAATCGTGAAGGCGTCAGTAACAGTTTCGGTATGCCTGGATTATCCAGAGACAGCTATAACGCGGTGGTGTTCTACGAGAAGCATGATTTCAGCACACGTCTAGCCTATAACTATCGTAGCCAATATTTGATTGAGCCTTCAGGCCGTCAGGAAAATGTAATATTTGGCGATGATTATGGCCAATTAGATTTTTCAGCCAGTTATGACATCACTAAGCAACTGACTGTCAGCTTTAACGCAATTAATCTGACCGAAGCTGAGCAGCGTCAGTTTGCTGGATTTGAAGAACGTTTGTATGAAAACTATATTTATGGTCGCCGTTACCACCTTGGTTTCAGCTATAGTTTCTAA